TGCCGATTCCATATTGGGTATGGCAATGTCCGAGACTTCCGCCCCACAGGAAACGCTCACGCAAGGAAGCCGTCAATGCCACACGGTCGGCAAGGTACAGTTCCATCTCCAGCGTCAGGGCACAGCCGTACACAAAGGCATCGCCGTTTTTCAGAGTGGCCCCGTCATAGAGTTTTTTATCGGACCAGTTTACCGTCTCATATCCGGCCAGTGCCGATCCTCCAAGATTGAGGAAGAACACTTTTCCCGCATCGGAAAGGAAATTCAGGTAATATCCGCCTTCTGCCGTAAACTGCGCCGAAGGGATGGTCACATGACGGTAACCGTGTTTCATATGCAGGTATTCCGCTCCATATACCCATTTGTTCCCGCCTTTGGCATAACTTGAAAGTATCATTCCCATATAGTATCCGTTATCGGAAGCCATACCTCCACGCATTTCCACACCCTGCATCCTCGGCAGAATCCGCTGGGCGTCTGCCTGCCCTACGGAAAGGACAAGCAGCAATGCCAACATATACAATACTTTTGTTTTCATCGTACCTTCAGTTCGTTGATGGTTTCCGCACGCACCAGGTCTTCGTTGACCACCTCAAAACTCTGGTGACGGCCGCCCTGTTTCTCATACATCTCCACAACCAGTTTCTTGTCGTCCGGTATCGTAAACTTGGGAAGGGCAAATACCGTGCATTCCGAATCCCTGCCGTTTACACGTGTCACATAATTATAGGCACGCAGCGGATAAATCACCTGCTCCTGCATGGCCGTACGCTTCATCACCTTTTTGTCCACCACCTTGAACGTAATGAAATCCACGTCAAAGGGCACATTCGAGGAGTTCTTTACCTGGGTATGGAAATAAAGCAGGTCATTATGGGTGTACAGTCCTTTGAGCAGATACTGGATACCGAAACGCTTGCAGCCGATATGACGGATACGGCGCTTGTCATTCTCATACACGGATTTCATGATAAGACGTACCAGACGGGGTGACTCGTTATCCAGCTCGGTCAGATAGATTTCCATGGCATTGTTGGGACGGTTCACCGATTCTCCGTCATGAATGAAATCACACATCTCCACATTCAGCAGCAGCGGCTCATCGGCATACTTCACGTTGAAGGTATAGAAGTTCCCGTCTTCGGTTATTACAGACATATTGGTCTCCTCCCTGAAATTGCGTGTCGTGGCCTTTACTCGGATTACATTCTCGGCACCGTCGGCCTTGCCGGCTATCAGGCTTGTAGAACCGAGATCCACATACTTGACCGGAGCCGGAAAAATGACATGGACGGTCTTGTTATACGTTATTTCCAGTCCGTGCGGCGGAATCATCTGGCTGAAACCGATCTTGCGGGTCAGCCCCTCATAATAATCACCGCTACTCTGCTGCGCCCAGGCAGCCGATACGCCCAGTAAAAGGGCAAACATCATCAGAATCTTCTTCATGTGCTTTTGTTTAATGGTTGTCTTTTCTTTCATAGTTTCCTATATTTCATTTCTCCGGTGAATGGAGCAGTACCCGGTGTCCGGCCTTCAAAGTAATGTTTACCGTACGCATCCGTTTGGATATGTACTGGGAAACGCCCTGTATTACACCTTTTCCCAGATCAGAGGCAATCTGCGCCCCAGCATCGGTGGAAATGTTAATGCTGCTGTTCATCGAGGTTCCCATATTGGCGGCAATCTCTCTGGCAGCGTCATATTCCAGTGAACCCGGCACCAGGATTCCCTGCTGTCCATCCAGATCATAGACTTCCAGCTCCACCGGCAGGATAGTTCCCTTGTATTCCACGGCATTGACCATGATTTCCAGCCGTTCACCCTGTATGCGTGTGCCACCTACCAGTACGGTCCCTTTCGGTATGAAACGTCCGGCAACAGACATGGGCTCGGTAAGCCGCAGGCGCAAGGCCTGTCCGTCGGATACGGTCTGCGTACCGTGTACACAGGCAGCAATGGTATTGCCTTCCGTTACTGTCTTCCGGCCGACAGCCGTATTGAAACCGGCATTGCGTTCTCCCGAAAAGGCGGATATGAACTCTTCGTCGCTCATAGGTCTGGAAAGCGAGGATACCACCTCATTGTGAACCTGTTTCACCGGTATGGCTTTTTTGTCCTCCGCTTTTCTGACGGGAGAAGGAGTCTCCACTGCCTGACGGTTATTGTATTTGGCGGCCAGTTCGTAGGATTTTTCCATCAGGGCCATCTTTTCCTCCATGCCTGACAGTGGCTCCTGTTTCTGCTGCTGTTGCTGCATACGCTCCAGTTCCTCAATCCTTTCCAGAAGCCTTTCCTTTTCCGGATCGGTCCGCGGTTCATAGATGCTTCCCAGCGTACGGTTCATCTCACGGTAGGCTCCGGCCGAGGAACTGACCGGTCCGGCATTGCCTTTTTCTGTTTCCGTTTCCGTGTTTGTTTGCCTCTCCGGTGGAATGTTATCGGGAAGACGGACACTGTCTTTCCGTTCCTCTTTGGCAAACATGGACTCCGCAGCTTCAAAGAATGTCTTCCTTTTCCTGCTTTCCTGTTCCATCAGAGCCTTTTCATAGGCATCCTTCTTGTTTCCTTCCAGGCGGCTGTCCTCGGGAGAAGGGATTTCCGTATTGAATCCCTGGCCTTTATCCTGCCGCTCCCGTTCCTGCCCGGAAGGTGAGAATATCAGATAGAAACTTCCCAGACACAGCAGGAACATCAGCGGATACACCACAAATCCGGCGCGTTTGCGTTTCTGTTCCTCACTCAGCGGCTTCCTGTCCTTTGAAGACCGGAGCCTGAACGGTTTCATCAGCCGTTCCATTACTTTCTTGACTTTTTCTTTCTCCATTTCTTACAATAGATTGAATGAACTCCATACGGAGTGAATCCTTTTCCATAAATTCCATTCCGGACTCCCGGTTCTTACTGCCTATAAACGGTCTGCATGCCGTATAGACACATGCGGCGGTAAACGGGACAAACAGTATCCAGAGAACGGCCTTGCGCTGTTTAACGGTAAGTCTGTGGCAGAACCTCCTGAGTTGAAGGTTCGCCTGTCTCGTCAGGTTCCTTTTCATCGCTCTACGCTCCTTATGTCCTTGTTTTCCAGTATGGTCAGATGTTCGATGATAAAGCCGTTGGGGTTGTCATCGGAACGGGACGTATTCTGAAGCTGGCAGTCAGTCACCAGCGAACGTTCCGTCACGTTACTCTCACGGATAATCATCTGGCGGGCATACGTCCTGGCCCTGTAGGGGTATCCGGAAAAGTCGCAGACCACGCTGTCCACCCGTACCACCTGATTGATATTACCGGAAATGAGACGGTTGTAGTATCCTTTCTCGGCAAAATCCACATAGTAATGATAGGCGCTTTTGTCCGCCAGCTGCAAGGCACGGTTGATATTGTGCTCAATGGCATCCTTCTGTGGCGACAGCCCGAAAAAGAGCTCATGGAACCTTCTTACATGCTCCCTGGCTTCAGCCGGACGGTTCTGTGAAAGATCCTGCGAAAGGGCAAGCATCAGTGACTTGCCGCCATCGAGTACATAAATTTTCTCACGCTGTTTCTCCGCAAAGCGGTATGAGTTCCACAGGGCAAAGACGGTCACAAGCGTGCAGCATCCGACAAAGACCGCAAGCATCAGGCGTATCCGTCTGAAGCTGCTTTCAATATTGGTCAGTGATTTGAATTCCATCTGTTTTCATGATTTTTATGTTCCTGTTCTGTTTATTTTCCACGCAGACGCCCTCCGATATTTCCCAGTCCGGAACCTGCGGCACCGGCTGCAAATCCTCCGGCCTTGGTCGCGGTACGGTTGATGTTGCGGTTATAGTTTCCGCCACCGCCTGCCTGTACAATCCATCCGGCCACGGTCGGCACGGTAAAATATCCGATGATACCTATGAGCATGAAGATCACATATACCGAATTGGAGTTGTCCAGCGAATAGTTCGGATTGTTCTGGAGCTCCAGGATGTCGTTCTGCAGCATGAGCACCTGAATCTTAGCCAGCATACAGCTGAAAAGGTCACTCACGGGAAGCCACAGATAGACGGAAATGTAACGTGTGAACCACTGGCTGAGCGTGGACTGGAAACCGTCCCACACACTGAAGGCAAAGGCAATGGGACCAAGGATGGACAATACAACCAGAAAAAAGGTCCTTACCGTATCTATAAGCAGGGATGCCGCGGCAAAAAGCAGTTCCAGCAGACTGCGGAAGGCGTCCCGGATATTCTTTTCCAGATTGTACATGCCCACTTCCATATACATGCCCATACGGGTTGCCATGGCATCGGGCGACCATCCGAGCTCGTCCAGCTGACGGTCAAACTCCTCATCGCTGACCAGATAGGCCGTTTCCGGATTACGGAGCATGGCTTCACGTTCCAGCCTGTCCTTCTGCTCACGGTACTGCTGCATGTCCATCGTCTGCCCCTCAAGCATCTTGTGGGTTCCCTGCACAATCGGACTCAGCACCGTATTCATCGTTCCGAGTACCAGGGTCGGGAAAAGCATGATGCAGATGCCTATCGCAAACGGGCGCAGAAGCGGATACACGTCAATCGGTTCGGCACGGGCAAGCGACTGCCAGACACGGACGGCCACATAGAACAGGGCACCGAGTCCGGCAAGTCCCTTGGCCACATCCAGCATATCCCCGCAAAGGGGCATCATTTCATTGTAAAGGCTCTCCAGAATGGTATGGAGATTCGAGAAATCCACGGATAACAATACCATAGGCTACCAGTATTTGGAGGTGTCATTGCCATAGAGCCTCAGGACACGGTCAAGGTCATTCTTCTTGCGGGCACGCAGAAAACTCACGGCTATATTCCTGTTCGTATAATAATTCACGAGATTGCGGTAACGGCGCATACTGACATAACAGTCATCCACCACGTCCATACGGTCCTTGTCGGTCATGGAAAGGGTGCTGACGTTGATTACCTGCTTGAGGTCCTGCAACACCCCGTTGCTCTCTTCCAGAAGTTTGGTATAACCGAAAGCGATGGCCTCCAGCTCT
The Phocaeicola salanitronis DSM 18170 genome window above contains:
- a CDS encoding conjugal transfer protein TraO, giving the protein MKTKVLYMLALLLVLSVGQADAQRILPRMQGVEMRGGMASDNGYYMGMILSSYAKGGNKWVYGAEYLHMKHGYRHVTIPSAQFTAEGGYYLNFLSDAGKVFFLNLGGSALAGYETVNWSDKKLYDGATLKNGDAFVYGCALTLEMELYLADRVALTASLRERFLWGGSLGHCHTQYGIGIRFMIN
- the traN gene encoding conjugative transposon protein TraN is translated as MKKILMMFALLLGVSAAWAQQSSGDYYEGLTRKIGFSQMIPPHGLEITYNKTVHVIFPAPVKYVDLGSTSLIAGKADGAENVIRVKATTRNFREETNMSVITEDGNFYTFNVKYADEPLLLNVEMCDFIHDGESVNRPNNAMEIYLTELDNESPRLVRLIMKSVYENDKRRIRHIGCKRFGIQYLLKGLYTHNDLLYFHTQVKNSSNVPFDVDFITFKVVDKKVMKRTAMQEQVIYPLRAYNYVTRVNGRDSECTVFALPKFTIPDDKKLVVEMYEKQGGRHQSFEVVNEDLVRAETINELKVR
- the traM gene encoding conjugative transposon protein TraM — its product is MEKEKVKKVMERLMKPFRLRSSKDRKPLSEEQKRKRAGFVVYPLMFLLCLGSFYLIFSPSGQERERQDKGQGFNTEIPSPEDSRLEGNKKDAYEKALMEQESRKRKTFFEAAESMFAKEERKDSVRLPDNIPPERQTNTETETEKGNAGPVSSSAGAYREMNRTLGSIYEPRTDPEKERLLERIEELERMQQQQQKQEPLSGMEEKMALMEKSYELAAKYNNRQAVETPSPVRKAEDKKAIPVKQVHNEVVSSLSRPMSDEEFISAFSGERNAGFNTAVGRKTVTEGNTIAACVHGTQTVSDGQALRLRLTEPMSVAGRFIPKGTVLVGGTRIQGERLEIMVNAVEYKGTILPVELEVYDLDGQQGILVPGSLEYDAAREIAANMGTSMNSSINISTDAGAQIASDLGKGVIQGVSQYISKRMRTVNITLKAGHRVLLHSPEK
- the traK gene encoding conjugative transposon protein TraK, which gives rise to MEFKSLTNIESSFRRIRLMLAVFVGCCTLVTVFALWNSYRFAEKQREKIYVLDGGKSLMLALSQDLSQNRPAEAREHVRRFHELFFGLSPQKDAIEHNINRALQLADKSAYHYYVDFAEKGYYNRLISGNINQVVRVDSVVCDFSGYPYRARTYARQMIIRESNVTERSLVTDCQLQNTSRSDDNPNGFIIEHLTILENKDIRSVER
- the traJ gene encoding conjugative transposon protein TraJ yields the protein MVLLSVDFSNLHTILESLYNEMMPLCGDMLDVAKGLAGLGALFYVAVRVWQSLARAEPIDVYPLLRPFAIGICIMLFPTLVLGTMNTVLSPIVQGTHKMLEGQTMDMQQYREQKDRLEREAMLRNPETAYLVSDEEFDRQLDELGWSPDAMATRMGMYMEVGMYNLEKNIRDAFRSLLELLFAAASLLIDTVRTFFLVVLSILGPIAFAFSVWDGFQSTLSQWFTRYISVYLWLPVSDLFSCMLAKIQVLMLQNDILELQNNPNYSLDNSNSVYVIFMLIGIIGYFTVPTVAGWIVQAGGGGNYNRNINRTATKAGGFAAGAAGSGLGNIGGRLRGK